The Scomber japonicus isolate fScoJap1 chromosome 9, fScoJap1.pri, whole genome shotgun sequence genome includes a region encoding these proteins:
- the LOC128364801 gene encoding glycerol-3-phosphate acyltransferase 4-like, whose protein sequence is MELFFNPFDNLVCILLGISFTVWFTLLLVFIIVPAIFGVSFGIRRLYMKTLLKIFEWATLRIERGAKEKNHLLYKPYSNAIIAKEPTSLEEEIKEIRRSGSNRDLDSATEFEMSDIFYFARRGVESIMDDEVTKRFTAEELESWNLLTRSNNNFHYISLRLTVLWGLGLLIRYGFLLPLRVTLAFTGVGLLVFLTSIIGLLPNGSMKNFLSEKVHLMCYRICVRALTAIITYHDSENKPKNGGICVANHTSPIDVIILASDGCYAMVGQIHGGLMGVIQRSMVKACPHIWFERSEVKDRHLVAKRLNGHIDDKTKLPILIFPEGTCINNTSVMMFKKGSFEISATVYPVAIKYDPRFGDAFWNSSKFGMVNYLLRMMSSWAIVCSVWYLPPMSREEGEDAVQFANRVKAAIARQGGLVDLLWDGGLKRGKVKDTFKEEQQKLYSKMLVGTQEDRSRS, encoded by the exons ATGGAGCTTTTCTTTAATCCCTTCGATAACTTGGTGTGTATCCTCCTGGGCATCTCCTTCACCGTGTGGTTCACCCTGCTGCTGGTCTTCATTATTGTGCCTGCCATCTTCGGTGTGTCCTTTGGCATCCGACGTCTTTACATGAAAACATTGTTAAAGATCTTTGAG tGGGCCACTCTGAGGATAGAGAGAGgagcaaaagaaaagaatcaCCTGTTGTACAAACCCTACTCAAATG CTATCATCGCTAAGGAGCCCACCTCCTTGGAGGAGGAGATCAAGGAGATTCGGCGCAGTGGCAGCAACAGAGACCTGGATTCTGCCACTGAGTTTGAAATGTCTGATATCTTCTATTTTGCTCGGAGAGGAGTGGAAAGCATCATGGATGATGAGGTGACAAAGCGCTTTACCGCTGAGGAGTTGGAGTCCTGGAATCTGCTAACCCGCAGCAACAACAACTTTCACTACATCAGCCTGAGGCTGACAGTCCTATGGGGGCTGGGCCTGCTGATCCGCTATGGCTTCCTGCTGCCTCTCAG GGTAACTCTTGCCTTCACTGGTGTAGGCCTGCTTGTGTTCCTCACCAGTATCATTGGGTTGCTGCCGAATGGAAG CATGAAAAACTTTCTGAGTGAGAAAGTCCACCTGATGTGCTACAGAATATGTGTCAGAGCTCTGACTGCCATCATAACCTACCATGACAG TGAGAATAAACCCAAAAATGGAGGAATCTGTGTGGCCAACCACACGTCACCCATTGATGTCATCATTCTGGCCAGCGACGGCTGCTACGCTATG gttgGCCAAATTCACGGTGGCTTAATGGGGGTCATTCAGAGATCCATGGTCAAGGCATGCCCACACATTTGGTTTGAACGCTCAGAAGTCAAAGACAGACATCTAGTGGCCAAACG GTTGAATGGCCACATTGACGATAAAACTAAACTGCCCATTCTAATTTTTCCAGAAG GTACCTGCATTAACAACACATCAGTTATGATGTTTAAGAAGGGCAGTTTTGAGATTAGTGCCACAGTCTACCCTGTGGCCATTAAG TATGATCCCAGATTTGGAGACGCCTTCTGGAATAGCAGCAAGTTTGGGATGGTTAACTATCTGTTGCGTATGATGAGCAGCTGGGCTATCGTCTGCAGCGTCTGGTACCTTCCACCCATGAGCAGAGAG GAGGGGGAGGATGCTGTACAGTTTGCCAATCGTGTGAAGGCAGCCATTGCCAGGCAAGGGGGACTGGTTGACCTCCTTTG GGATGGAGGATTGAAGCGAGGAAAGGTAAAAGATACCTTTAAAGAAGAACAGCAGAAGCTGTACAGCAAAATGCTAGTGGGCACCCAAGAGGACCGCAGTCGCTCCTGA